In one window of Coralliovum pocilloporae DNA:
- a CDS encoding PilZ domain-containing protein yields MQGKNILTLQYLCKLQKDSPQKGSNNWHAVCHSIGEKVTVDCQSTFGGRMKVTREKPCQRRYHRVSAPLKITAESGRTCTAADWSLGGVRIVSWTDELPENDQILPLTLHLPFQGFDIAFEVEARVVHIIDEQNSFAAEFLELPERARDLMTHFIDDLIRGKMASVEDTICRIDVPVTPISTQPDVNQQEETGLRRWPLKTIIMSAAYMVVGFFVFSYAAVLLYATAMKLEVKTAVVSAPLSTLRMPVDGRIIPVRYEVGLHLRKGDLIARISSPVIDARIEDARLQVRQARHALWQAEQKARIEKARMKLYQLVSETDLEVSIAKVKAQRKVLQAADTHFARMTELATSGYATKTELEDAVLRQAMAAAALKQAELEHSQAIAMKTISKRRHYNHKVFVADLDLVEVAVSQARSKLEIELAELSNLERQKAQTVIKAPNDGYVVAVFQPPDTAVDRNAPLLTIEQTSQLSVTAFLSQDEVLEVGLQDKASIYVPALDQLVEATVSAVDRNASAIDPNAQHYSWQEADRRSAVVSLKIDANTIAAQQMSAGLPAVVVFNRRATSELHARIGALFSALRESSNGLGI; encoded by the coding sequence ATGCAGGGCAAGAATATTCTCACCCTGCAGTATCTTTGCAAGTTGCAAAAGGATTCCCCTCAGAAAGGCTCAAATAACTGGCATGCAGTTTGCCACTCTATTGGTGAGAAAGTGACAGTTGACTGTCAGTCCACCTTTGGAGGTCGCATGAAAGTAACGCGCGAAAAACCTTGTCAGCGGCGTTATCACAGAGTTAGCGCACCGCTTAAAATCACCGCAGAGAGTGGAAGAACATGCACGGCAGCGGATTGGAGTCTTGGTGGAGTGCGCATTGTGTCCTGGACAGATGAACTTCCAGAGAATGATCAGATTTTACCACTGACATTGCATTTGCCGTTCCAGGGCTTTGACATTGCATTCGAGGTTGAGGCCCGTGTTGTTCATATCATCGATGAACAAAATTCCTTTGCTGCTGAGTTCTTGGAGTTGCCCGAACGGGCTCGGGACCTGATGACGCATTTCATTGATGATCTGATACGGGGGAAAATGGCGAGTGTGGAGGACACGATCTGCAGGATTGATGTCCCGGTAACGCCAATTTCAACGCAACCGGATGTCAATCAGCAAGAGGAAACAGGTTTAAGGCGCTGGCCGCTCAAGACAATCATCATGAGTGCGGCCTATATGGTCGTGGGGTTTTTTGTGTTCAGTTATGCCGCAGTGCTTCTCTATGCAACTGCGATGAAGCTTGAAGTGAAGACAGCCGTTGTATCTGCACCTCTCAGTACACTCAGAATGCCGGTTGACGGGCGGATTATCCCGGTCAGATACGAAGTTGGTCTCCACCTCAGAAAGGGTGACCTGATCGCTCGCATTTCGAGTCCGGTTATAGATGCGAGAATTGAGGATGCGCGGCTGCAGGTCCGTCAGGCCAGACATGCGTTATGGCAAGCGGAGCAAAAAGCCCGCATAGAAAAGGCCCGGATGAAGCTTTATCAGCTTGTGAGCGAGACAGACCTGGAGGTCTCTATCGCAAAGGTGAAAGCGCAAAGAAAAGTCCTGCAAGCTGCTGATACCCACTTTGCCCGCATGACAGAGCTCGCCACCAGCGGCTATGCCACCAAAACAGAGCTGGAGGATGCTGTTCTCCGTCAGGCCATGGCTGCGGCAGCTTTGAAACAAGCAGAGCTTGAGCACAGCCAGGCGATTGCCATGAAGACAATTTCGAAACGTCGTCACTACAATCATAAAGTATTTGTCGCTGATCTTGATCTGGTGGAGGTCGCAGTCAGTCAGGCTCGCTCAAAGCTGGAGATAGAGCTTGCGGAATTGTCCAACCTTGAGCGGCAGAAGGCGCAGACCGTCATCAAAGCACCCAATGATGGCTATGTGGTTGCTGTCTTTCAGCCTCCCGATACAGCTGTTGATCGGAACGCGCCCTTGCTCACAATCGAACAGACAAGCCAGCTATCTGTTACGGCCTTTTTAAGTCAGGATGAAGTTCTGGAAGTCGGCCTTCAGGACAAGGCATCCATTTATGTGCCGGCACTTGACCAGCTTGTTGAGGCGACGGTGAGCGCTGTTGATCGAAATGCAAGTGCGATTGATCCGAACGCACAGCACTACAGCTGGCAGGAGGCAGACAGGAGGTCTGCTGTTGTTTCCCTGAAGATTGACGCGAACACTATTGCTGCCCAACAGATGTCGGCAGGCCTTCCCGCCGTGGTGGTTTTCAATCGTCGTGCCACGAGCGAACTGCATGCGCGTATCGGAGCGCTATTTTCCGCACTAAGGGAGAGCAGCAATGGTCTCGGTATCTGA
- a CDS encoding DUF4114 domain-containing protein — protein sequence MAGLPATRPIIGTQDNDTIIGTRHSDVISGRNGDDTLYGQDGWDEVWGGRGDDTLYGNSGNDILYGSGGPNLVNVTSVTIADDYPVSVTFEGETAGYRNSFGYYKVDSETGQIGDVQIIWENASLQGSGGSLIQGVTNHVLDVSQGDQIGFFIVSNGYSYNNFSALGSGSYAFINNDSSTATLNSVDPTLVFTGDDGSQTEIRYHTYHTAAYGDTLQLNPDGILHTTGVLKTDMGTLTLGFEDLFGGGDRDFDDSVFTVNLGPTNASVLNAHYRLANGLPDPSGLEEGTSPIVPDYQDNDLLYGGAGSDELYGFRGNDVLYGGNGSDELHGGLGSDILYGGQGEDEIYGNSGDDELYGGNQNDLLNGSSGDDLLDGGHGDDTLLGGSGDDLLRGGDGNDILTGTGGNDELHGDSGNDELSGGSGNDELHGGAGADELIGNSGSDVLSGGNGDDSLSGGSDADILQGGSGSDTLNGNSGDDLLDGGSGNDTINGGSGTDTVDYSSWSNKVSGSLLSGTIRGDGTDTLISVENVIGTNYSDNIVGNRKDNVLTGLDGNDRLIGYSGDDELHGGNGSDYLHGSSGADTIYGDAGDDIIRGGTGSDQISGGEGNDILTGGGLNRADGVMDQFIFNVGDGQDTIVDFEMGIDQLVVSNDHSVDIYLAALSETDDGVLMNFEDIVAGSEDSILFENLSLDDFSANDWLFFI from the coding sequence ATGGCAGGCTTACCGGCAACACGACCGATTATCGGCACACAAGACAATGACACAATTATCGGGACGCGCCATTCCGATGTGATTTCGGGCCGAAATGGCGACGATACTCTTTATGGTCAGGATGGTTGGGACGAAGTCTGGGGCGGTCGTGGTGATGACACGCTGTATGGCAACAGTGGCAATGACATTCTTTATGGATCCGGAGGTCCAAACCTGGTCAATGTCACGTCAGTGACAATTGCCGATGACTATCCTGTTTCCGTAACATTTGAGGGAGAAACAGCCGGCTATCGCAATTCCTTCGGTTACTACAAGGTAGATAGCGAAACCGGTCAGATCGGGGATGTCCAGATCATCTGGGAGAACGCCTCCCTGCAAGGCAGTGGGGGCAGTCTGATCCAGGGTGTAACCAACCATGTGCTTGATGTGTCACAAGGTGATCAGATCGGCTTTTTTATCGTGTCCAATGGATACAGCTATAACAACTTCAGTGCTCTTGGCAGCGGATCTTATGCGTTCATCAACAATGACAGTTCAACAGCAACTCTGAACAGCGTTGACCCGACACTGGTCTTCACAGGCGACGATGGGAGCCAGACAGAAATCCGCTACCACACTTATCACACGGCAGCCTATGGAGATACGCTTCAGCTGAATCCGGACGGCATTCTTCATACAACGGGTGTTCTCAAGACAGACATGGGTACCCTGACACTCGGTTTCGAAGATCTCTTCGGAGGGGGTGACCGAGACTTCGATGACAGCGTTTTCACGGTCAATCTCGGCCCAACCAACGCGTCAGTTCTGAACGCACATTACCGCCTGGCCAACGGCCTCCCCGACCCTTCAGGACTGGAGGAGGGAACATCTCCAATCGTACCCGATTATCAGGATAACGATCTGCTTTATGGTGGAGCAGGCAGTGACGAGCTCTACGGTTTCCGCGGCAACGATGTCCTCTACGGAGGCAATGGCAGCGACGAGCTCCACGGTGGTCTTGGCAGCGATATTCTCTACGGTGGACAGGGCGAAGACGAGATCTACGGCAATTCTGGTGATGATGAGCTTTATGGAGGCAATCAGAACGACCTCCTGAACGGGAGTTCGGGAGACGATCTCCTCGACGGCGGTCACGGCGACGATACGCTTCTTGGTGGTTCAGGCGATGATCTTCTTCGTGGCGGTGACGGAAACGACATTCTCACCGGTACCGGAGGGAATGACGAACTCCATGGAGACAGCGGAAATGATGAACTCTCCGGTGGCAGTGGAAACGATGAACTCCACGGTGGCGCGGGAGCTGATGAACTCATCGGCAATTCCGGCTCGGACGTCCTGTCAGGCGGGAACGGTGATGACAGTCTGAGTGGTGGCAGCGACGCTGATATCCTCCAGGGCGGTTCAGGCAGCGATACTCTCAACGGCAACAGCGGCGATGATCTGCTTGATGGCGGATCGGGTAATGATACCATCAACGGAGGATCAGGAACGGATACGGTCGACTACAGCAGTTGGTCCAACAAAGTCAGCGGCAGCCTTCTTTCAGGTACCATCCGAGGTGATGGCACAGATACGCTGATCAGCGTTGAGAATGTCATCGGCACCAACTACTCCGACAACATTGTGGGCAATAGAAAAGACAATGTCCTGACCGGTCTTGATGGTAATGATCGCCTTATCGGCTATTCAGGTGATGATGAGCTCCACGGTGGAAATGGCTCTGACTATCTCCATGGTTCAAGTGGCGCGGACACGATCTACGGTGATGCTGGTGACGATATCATAAGGGGTGGAACAGGCAGCGACCAGATCTCCGGTGGCGAAGGTAACGATATCCTGACAGGTGGCGGCCTCAATCGCGCCGACGGCGTCATGGATCAGTTTATTTTCAACGTCGGAGATGGCCAGGACACAATCGTCGACTTTGAAATGGGCATCGATCAGCTGGTTGTCAGCAATGATCACTCTGTCGATATATATCTGGCTGCCCTTTCAGAAACCGACGATGGTGTTCTGATGAATTTCGAAGACATTGTCGCCGGATCTGAAGACAGCATCCTCTTTGAAAACCTGTCCCTCGACGACTTCTCGGCAAACGACTGGCTCTTTTTCATCTAG
- a CDS encoding tetratricopeptide repeat protein, with protein sequence MGKGKKTIIIVSVLAAGMAASAVLYHGPGSQMAAKDPPIDPQIVEAVRQARSLQKAGKVSEAFIELERLSALGHPTAMFYLAKAYMSGWGVEPDLEEARELLLDAVQYTFDLRGESAYKLGRLYEQSTGENCQTVAVAWFMKALKWNYPKAHRQLAIHYEQGIGVEKNIDLALEHYELAAEAGFETVSLRVARLYAAGRSGLDVDAARAQALAERAILAYEVKAANGSGTAAKVIGRLYRDGEFVRQSDAKAMYWFRRSSLLGDPGGMHEFALLATTVMAQDKQILEEALDWLKKAAMLNHGGAMTALGRLHLHEKFGLQREGAIPWFEKGVKASHGGSMEELARLKARGELVPKDLRGALALAQQGADLGHRGARKLLKDLRSGEMTAVDEKPRKTS encoded by the coding sequence ATGGGTAAGGGCAAGAAGACCATTATCATTGTCAGCGTGCTGGCAGCAGGCATGGCGGCGTCTGCAGTCCTCTATCATGGACCGGGTTCGCAGATGGCAGCGAAAGACCCGCCGATTGATCCTCAGATCGTGGAAGCAGTCCGACAGGCCCGTAGTCTGCAAAAGGCCGGAAAGGTCTCTGAAGCTTTTATCGAGCTGGAGCGTCTTTCCGCTCTCGGCCATCCGACAGCGATGTTCTACCTCGCCAAAGCTTACATGAGTGGCTGGGGTGTGGAACCGGATCTGGAAGAGGCGCGGGAATTGCTCCTTGATGCCGTGCAGTACACGTTCGACCTGCGCGGTGAAAGTGCCTATAAACTCGGGCGCCTTTATGAGCAGTCAACGGGGGAGAACTGCCAGACTGTTGCCGTTGCCTGGTTTATGAAGGCGCTGAAATGGAACTATCCGAAAGCGCACCGCCAACTTGCCATTCATTACGAGCAGGGTATCGGTGTTGAAAAGAACATTGACCTGGCTCTCGAACATTATGAACTGGCGGCTGAAGCCGGGTTTGAAACCGTGTCACTGCGTGTTGCACGTCTTTACGCGGCAGGGCGATCTGGTCTGGATGTCGATGCGGCCAGAGCGCAGGCTCTGGCTGAACGGGCTATTCTTGCTTACGAAGTGAAGGCGGCAAACGGCTCCGGGACAGCGGCAAAGGTTATCGGTCGGCTTTATCGTGACGGTGAATTCGTCCGACAAAGTGATGCCAAGGCAATGTACTGGTTTCGCCGATCCAGCCTTCTCGGTGATCCGGGCGGCATGCATGAATTTGCACTTCTTGCAACAACGGTAATGGCGCAGGACAAGCAAATCCTGGAAGAAGCCCTGGACTGGCTAAAGAAGGCAGCGATGCTCAATCACGGTGGAGCGATGACAGCTCTCGGCCGCCTGCATCTCCATGAGAAGTTCGGTCTTCAGCGTGAAGGAGCGATCCCCTGGTTCGAGAAAGGCGTGAAAGCCAGCCATGGCGGTTCCATGGAGGAGCTTGCACGCCTGAAAGCTCGTGGTGAGCTCGTCCCGAAAGACCTGCGAGGTGCCCTCGCTCTTGCGCAACAGGGTGCTGATCTTGGCCATCGTGGCGCCAGGAAGCTGCTGAAGGACCTGCGCTCCGGTGAGATGACCGCAGTCGATGAGAAACCCAGAAAAACGAGCTAG
- a CDS encoding glycosyltransferase, whose product MVSVSETKVALENVKYHTIKSIDDPTDWRGGRHKWTFLVWLKLSVYFACCLIGVLTVPNVIWDIETRQITFVIGALGIWRYGWWFTHAVRAYIYGKFVYPRMRREGQNIWESGWRPRHLHFMMTTYKEHRKITEMVVRSIIREIADSGVSGTIWLGSSDRYDEDIIQNFLAREAAGLDLTLRIIRQNVSGKRAAIGLVLRAMSRSSVQDDDLVIFMDGDFILDKGAISRCMPLFKLYPDLQACTTDEEVICIGPRWVENWLKMRFSQRRLAMQSHALSRRVLTLTGRMSVFRARHLLQYEFIRLLEADHLSHWLWGDFRFLSGDDKSTWYYMLKSGAHMRYVPDALGYTVEVIEGSGLDRMVQNFRRWSGNMLRNGARAIALGPRRMPLFIWWCLVDQRLSMWTMLVSPVLALCATFIKGFAYLLSYILFIAISRMLLSLFLFGYSRRVIMHYPWILYFNQLINAAVKVYCIFRLSKQRWSNRGNQSAGLDGGSLLEVYRDNMANWCTFVSVVLLFIVTLHYSGLIPVPSQEILRSVAGF is encoded by the coding sequence ATGGTCTCGGTATCTGAAACGAAAGTTGCTCTCGAGAACGTCAAATATCATACAATCAAATCCATTGACGACCCGACAGACTGGCGTGGGGGGCGGCACAAATGGACCTTCCTGGTCTGGTTGAAACTGTCTGTCTATTTTGCCTGCTGCCTGATTGGCGTTCTCACCGTTCCGAATGTGATCTGGGATATTGAAACGCGACAGATCACATTTGTGATCGGCGCGCTTGGTATCTGGCGATACGGCTGGTGGTTTACCCATGCAGTTCGCGCCTATATCTATGGAAAATTCGTCTATCCCAGGATGCGGCGCGAAGGCCAGAATATCTGGGAGAGCGGATGGCGGCCGCGCCATCTTCACTTCATGATGACGACCTATAAGGAACATCGAAAAATCACCGAAATGGTGGTGCGTTCAATTATCAGAGAAATTGCGGATTCCGGTGTTTCTGGAACAATCTGGCTCGGTTCTTCAGACCGATATGATGAAGATATCATCCAGAACTTCCTGGCGCGGGAAGCCGCAGGCCTCGATTTGACGCTGCGTATCATTCGGCAGAATGTGAGTGGCAAGCGGGCCGCCATCGGACTTGTTCTCCGGGCGATGAGCCGGTCGTCTGTGCAGGATGATGATCTGGTCATCTTCATGGATGGTGATTTTATTCTCGACAAGGGTGCGATCAGCCGGTGTATGCCGCTCTTTAAACTCTATCCTGACCTTCAGGCATGCACGACAGATGAAGAAGTTATCTGCATAGGGCCGCGCTGGGTTGAGAACTGGCTGAAGATGCGATTTTCGCAAAGACGACTGGCGATGCAGTCCCATGCCCTGTCACGTCGTGTTCTCACCCTGACCGGGCGCATGTCGGTTTTTCGAGCACGGCATCTCTTGCAGTATGAGTTTATCCGTCTGCTTGAAGCCGATCATCTGTCCCACTGGCTTTGGGGTGATTTCAGGTTCCTGTCAGGAGATGACAAAAGTACATGGTACTACATGCTGAAATCCGGTGCCCATATGCGATATGTGCCTGATGCCTTGGGTTATACGGTGGAAGTCATTGAAGGGTCCGGCCTGGATCGCATGGTTCAGAATTTTCGGCGCTGGTCGGGTAATATGCTGCGGAACGGGGCGAGAGCAATCGCACTTGGACCAAGGCGTATGCCTTTGTTTATCTGGTGGTGTCTGGTCGATCAGAGATTGTCGATGTGGACCATGCTCGTGAGCCCGGTTCTGGCGCTTTGTGCCACCTTCATCAAGGGTTTTGCCTACCTGTTGTCCTATATCCTGTTTATAGCGATCAGCAGGATGCTGCTTTCCCTTTTTCTGTTCGGATATTCAAGGCGTGTGATCATGCATTATCCCTGGATCCTGTATTTCAACCAGCTCATCAACGCCGCAGTGAAGGTCTATTGCATTTTCCGCCTGTCCAAGCAGCGCTGGTCCAATCGCGGAAATCAGAGCGCAGGCCTGGATGGTGGTTCGCTTCTTGAGGTTTACCGTGACAACATGGCCAACTGGTGCACATTTGTGTCGGTTGTCCTGCTTTTCATTGTGACGTTGCATTATTCCGGTCTGATACCAGTGCCATCCCAGGAAATCTTGAGATCAGTGGCTGGTTTCTGA
- a CDS encoding mannose-1-phosphate guanylyltransferase/mannose-6-phosphate isomerase: protein MSRVRPSLVTQVPSVTPVILAGGDGSRLWPASRPDLPKQFIGLDGDRSLFQQTLLRCIQFEAFRAPIIVVGERHQHVVQRQIDELGLTPGALIVEPVGRDTTAAITMAAMAAAEDGQDNSLIAVFPSDHKITNEEAFRTVLSQAIVVAQRTGMLLTFGVKPTSPATGYGYIRQGAKLYEHQAHLVEDFVEKPNKALAEQYLAAGTYLWNSGMFLFPIDTFLAEMANYCQSTLVGVERALTGGHSDGYAIYPARDVFDEIEKRSIDYDLMEKTGLCAVMAFPSEWDDLGDWDAIWRTSRQDHSGNGTFGHVALKETRNSYIHTTGPLTSVIGMDNCIVVATPDAILVTEKSRASELKSMVQKLKRQERPEVCKHPGEIRPWGRFAPLHNGDAHQVKVIEVNPGGQLSLQKHRYRAEHWVVVSGQATVTIDDARITAGPGEHVHIPLGAVHRLENFSTSPVILIEIQTGTYFGEDDIIRLEDVYGREPEPEMATGNHSNQIDRTETVRAEGETS from the coding sequence ATGTCCAGAGTACGCCCCTCTCTTGTAACTCAGGTTCCATCTGTAACACCTGTGATCCTCGCAGGCGGTGATGGCAGCCGTTTGTGGCCGGCATCACGTCCAGATTTGCCAAAACAGTTCATCGGCCTTGATGGTGACAGGTCATTATTTCAACAGACACTGCTGCGCTGTATTCAGTTTGAAGCCTTTCGGGCGCCCATCATTGTCGTTGGCGAGCGCCATCAGCATGTTGTTCAACGCCAGATCGATGAGCTGGGATTGACACCAGGCGCTCTGATCGTGGAGCCGGTCGGTCGTGACACGACAGCAGCCATTACGATGGCTGCCATGGCTGCTGCCGAAGATGGGCAGGACAACTCACTTATTGCTGTATTTCCGAGTGACCACAAAATCACCAATGAGGAAGCCTTCCGAACCGTTCTGAGTCAGGCCATTGTCGTTGCCCAACGCACAGGCATGCTCCTCACATTTGGTGTCAAGCCGACATCACCGGCAACCGGCTATGGCTATATCCGTCAAGGAGCGAAGCTGTATGAGCATCAGGCTCATCTGGTAGAGGATTTTGTTGAAAAGCCAAACAAAGCGCTGGCTGAACAATATCTGGCTGCTGGAACATATCTTTGGAACAGTGGCATGTTCCTCTTCCCGATTGACACTTTTCTGGCGGAAATGGCCAATTATTGCCAGTCAACACTCGTCGGGGTCGAGCGGGCTCTCACAGGAGGGCACAGTGACGGATATGCCATTTATCCGGCTCGGGATGTGTTTGATGAGATCGAAAAGCGCTCGATTGACTATGATCTGATGGAAAAAACCGGACTGTGCGCTGTCATGGCCTTTCCCTCAGAGTGGGACGATCTCGGTGACTGGGACGCCATTTGGCGGACCTCCAGACAGGACCACTCGGGGAATGGAACTTTCGGCCATGTTGCACTCAAAGAGACGCGGAACAGCTATATCCACACAACCGGCCCACTGACCTCTGTTATCGGCATGGACAACTGTATTGTTGTCGCCACACCTGATGCTATTCTTGTCACGGAGAAATCAAGAGCTTCTGAACTGAAATCCATGGTGCAGAAGTTGAAACGTCAGGAACGACCCGAGGTCTGCAAGCATCCTGGAGAGATACGCCCCTGGGGGCGTTTCGCCCCGCTGCACAATGGTGATGCCCATCAGGTCAAGGTCATTGAGGTCAATCCTGGTGGCCAGCTGTCTCTTCAGAAACATCGATACAGGGCAGAACACTGGGTCGTTGTATCCGGACAAGCAACCGTGACAATTGACGATGCCCGCATAACCGCCGGGCCAGGCGAGCACGTCCATATCCCACTGGGTGCTGTGCACCGCCTGGAAAACTTCTCCACCAGCCCTGTCATCCTGATCGAGATACAGACCGGCACTTATTTTGGTGAAGACGACATAATCCGGCTTGAAGATGTGTATGGCAGAGAGCCTGAGCCCGAGATGGCGACAGGTAATCACTCCAACCAAATCGACAGAACAGAAACCGTCAGGGCTGAAGGAGAGACGTCATGA
- a CDS encoding MBOAT family O-acyltransferase, with amino-acid sequence MVFSSFEFIYLFLPPVLGVFLLLRWLGTERGIIWWLIVASLAFYAWWSPVHLVLLISSVVINFALHRVILANRSKMVLGIGISGNLATLAYFKYANFLVDMINPLFGNELPVLSIVLPLAISFFTFQQISFLYDTYKGDIADCDFSKYCLFVVFFPQLIAGPIVLQKDTIPQFRLTVFQNRIFLNLAIGGTLFGIGLFKKLVFADGVAPMVNMVFGLADSGEAVPMEAAWIGALSYTFQIYFDFSGYCDMALGLARMFGIRLPINFYSPYKATSIVDFWRRWHITLSRFLRDYLYIPLGGNKKGPARRYVNLMATMVLGGLWHGAAWTFVFWGFLHGLYLIINHGWNMMTKDMTAMAYVPLQIRRILAQAITMLAVIVAWVFFRAETFNGASTILLSMAGLEGSVDTRVWRDFLAVSASAWVQFAGLGLVVFFMPNSIELMRRYRPITEMAASLGSKFREPGFVWKPTGRWAFASSAMVLTALVQLYMLGDMTEFIYFNF; translated from the coding sequence ATGGTTTTCAGTTCTTTTGAATTTATCTACCTGTTCCTGCCGCCGGTTCTTGGTGTTTTCCTGCTGCTCAGGTGGCTTGGTACCGAACGTGGCATTATCTGGTGGCTGATTGTGGCTTCGCTGGCGTTTTATGCCTGGTGGAGTCCTGTCCATCTCGTTCTTCTGATCAGTTCGGTCGTCATCAACTTCGCCCTTCATCGTGTCATTCTCGCGAACCGGAGCAAAATGGTTCTGGGGATTGGGATTTCCGGGAACCTTGCGACACTCGCCTATTTCAAATACGCGAATTTCCTAGTGGACATGATCAATCCGCTGTTTGGTAATGAGTTGCCAGTACTATCGATTGTGCTGCCGCTTGCGATTTCCTTTTTTACATTCCAGCAGATCTCGTTTCTCTATGACACGTATAAGGGCGATATCGCTGATTGTGACTTTTCAAAGTACTGTCTGTTTGTTGTCTTCTTCCCGCAACTGATTGCGGGACCTATCGTTCTGCAGAAAGACACAATCCCGCAGTTTCGGCTCACGGTGTTTCAGAACCGGATCTTCCTCAATCTTGCCATTGGCGGCACGCTTTTCGGCATTGGCCTGTTTAAAAAACTCGTTTTTGCAGATGGGGTCGCCCCGATGGTCAACATGGTGTTTGGCCTCGCTGATTCCGGGGAGGCTGTTCCAATGGAAGCTGCCTGGATCGGTGCTCTCAGCTACACTTTCCAGATCTATTTCGACTTTTCGGGATATTGCGACATGGCTCTTGGCCTGGCACGCATGTTCGGGATCCGCCTGCCGATCAACTTCTATTCACCTTACAAGGCGACATCGATTGTCGACTTCTGGAGGCGCTGGCACATTACGCTGTCCCGCTTCCTGCGAGATTATCTCTACATCCCGCTTGGCGGCAACAAGAAGGGTCCGGCCCGTCGCTACGTCAACCTTATGGCGACGATGGTTCTGGGTGGCCTTTGGCATGGTGCCGCCTGGACTTTTGTCTTCTGGGGGTTCCTGCACGGACTGTATCTCATCATCAATCATGGCTGGAACATGATGACGAAAGATATGACGGCAATGGCTTATGTCCCTTTGCAAATCCGCCGAATTCTGGCGCAAGCCATCACCATGCTTGCCGTCATTGTCGCGTGGGTTTTCTTCAGGGCAGAAACATTCAATGGAGCGTCTACAATTCTGCTCTCAATGGCGGGGTTGGAAGGCAGTGTGGATACGAGAGTCTGGAGAGACTTCCTGGCAGTGAGCGCCAGCGCCTGGGTTCAGTTTGCAGGTCTCGGCCTTGTTGTTTTCTTCATGCCGAACAGTATTGAGCTGATGCGTCGCTATCGTCCGATAACGGAAATGGCAGCCAGCCTCGGTTCGAAATTCAGAGAGCCAGGCTTTGTCTGGAAGCCGACAGGGCGTTGGGCTTTTGCAAGCTCCGCCATGGTCCTGACGGCGCTGGTCCAGCTTTACATGCTGGGTGACATGACAGAATTCATCTACTTCAATTTCTAG